The Jiangella sp. DSM 45060 genome contains the following window.
CGCGCGGCGTCTGCAACAGCGACAGCAGCGCGAGCAGCCGGCCAGGGGTGTCGCTCATGAATCCCAGCATGCCGCAGAACTAGGACAAGAACAGACCTAGATGCCTTCTAGCGTCAGTGCCATGACGACCTTTCGCATCGACATCCCGCAGCACGACCTCGACGACCTGCACGAACGGCTGGCCCGCACGCGCTGGACGCCACAGCTGCCCGGCGACGGGTGGGAGCGTGGCGTGCCCACCGACTGGCTGCGCGACGTCGCCGAGTACTGGCGCACCGGCTACGACTGGCGCGAGCGCGAGGCCCGGCTCAACGCGTTCCCGCAGTTCGTCGACGAGATCGACGGGCTGGATCTGCACTACCTGCACGTCCGCTCGCCGGAGCCGGACGCGCTGCCGCTGATCCTCGCGCACGGCTGGCCGAACTCGTTCGTCGAGTTCGCCAGGACGATCCCGCTCCTCGCGCGGACCTTCCACGTGGTGGTGCCCTCCGTGCCCGGCTTCGGCTTCTCCGCGGCCCCGCGCACGACGGGGTTCGGCATCGGCTCCGTCGCCGCCATGTACGCACAGCTCATGGAGCGGCTCGGCTACGACCGCTACGGGACGCAGGGCGGCGACCTCGGCGCGTACGTCGCGCCGGAGCTCGCCCGGCAGCACCCGGACCGCGTCGTCGGCGTGCACATCGACGGCGGCTTCGGCTTCCCGACGGAGGACGACGTGCCCGGCATGACGGCGGACGAGCGGGCCGAGTGGGACCTCATGCAGCAGTGGATGTCCGGCGGCGTCGACCACCACGCGCTGCTGCGAGCCGCACCGCAGACGTTCGGCCACGGCTGGCACGATTCGCCGGTGGCGCTCCTGGCGTGGCACGCGCACAAGTTCCAGGAGTTCTCCATGTCCGACCGGCCGCTGCTCGACGTCATCGACCGCGACGCGTTCCTCGACAACGTCAGCGTCTACTGGTTCACGAAGACCGCGGCGACGTCGTCGTGGCCGATGTACGAAGGGCTGGCGCAGCACGACGGGTCGGCGAGGTTCGCGTGGCCACGGGGCCAGAAGGCGGTGCCGTCGGGCGTCTACGGCGGCGGCTCGGCGCTGATGCGGCGGCTGGCCGAGCGGGACAACACGATCGTGCACTGGCCCGAGGGCAATCCGGGCAGCCACCACTTCATCGCGATGGAACAGCCGGCCGGACACGTCGCCGACATCGCGGCGTTCTTCGCGAAGGTCCGGGATTCACAGCGACTCTGACTACCCTCGGAGCATGCGCCCCTACTCGCCCCGGCCCGGCGGTGTCGTCCTCGGCCTGCTGATGTTCGTGGCCGGCGCCCTCGGCACCTGGGCGAGCTGGCGGTGGTTCGTCGACACCGCGGTCGGGCAGCGCATCGACCAGGTCGCGTTCCGCGGCTCCGGCATCGGCCGGTCCACGCTGTGGTCGGGCGCCGAGCGCGTGCTCGACGTCGTGTCGGTGCCGTTCGTCGTGGTGGTGCTCGGGGCCGTCGCCCTGATCGCACTCATGCGGCAGCGCTGGCTGCTGGCATTGCAGGTCATCGTGCTGGTCGGCGGCGCCAACCTCACCACGCAGGTGCTCAAGCACGTCGTGCTCGACCGTCCGCGGGTGGCCGGCGACACCGGCCCGCTCGGCAACTCGCTGCCCAGCGGGCACACCACGGTCGCCGCCAGCGTGGCGGCCGCGCTCGTGCTGGTGGTGCCGCGACGGGCCCGGCCCGCGGTCGCGGTCCTCGGCGCCGGGTACGCCGCCGTCACCGGCATCTCGACCATGGTCGGCGGCTGGCACCGGCCGTCCGACGTCGTCGCCGCCATCACCGTCGTGCTGGCGTGGGCCGGGCTGACGACGGTGCTCACCGCGGTCAGCAGTCCCGAGCGGATGCCGTCGCCGCCGCCCGGCAACACCCCGACGGCGGTCGTCACCGGCCTGTTCGCCGTCGTGGCCGGCGTCACCGGCGTCATGGCCGTCTCGGCGCTGCAGCGCACCCGCGACGTCCTGAACACCGCCGGCGCCGTCACCGAGCGCTCCGACCTCGCGACGGCGTACGTCGGCGCCGCGCTCGGCGTGGTGGCCGTGACGGCGCTCGCCTACGCCGCGATCCTGGTCGCGCACCAGGTCGCGAGCCGCCCCGCGCAGCCCGCCCGGGCGTCGTCCGCGCGATCGGTCTCGGCGGGCGTCTCTTAGGCGTTCGGTGCTGTCACGGCAGCGTGCCGGAGGAGGGGGAACAGGTGTTCAACGCTGCCCGCCGAACTGATGGTCAAGAGTTGACATAGTCTTCCAAAGAGGGCTACACAACGGACCCCAAGAGCGGCAGACTGACGCAATGACCTCTCGTACACCGGCCGCGAGGCCTGTTTTTCCTTCGAGTCCATTCCGCCCCATCGCTCCTCCCCCCGTCCAGAAGTTCTCCATCGATGACCTGCTCACTCACGACCGTCACGGTCTTGGCCGCGTCGTCAGCGTTCCCGGCGACCACGAGGTTCACGTCGATTTCGGCACCGCCGTACGCCGCATCGCCCTGCCGAACCCGAAGGTCACCCGGCTCTGAGCCGTCGCCTTTTCGCACATAGCCACAAATCTCATCGAAACGTCTCGGCATCCGGCCGCCCGGCGGCGGGTTGTGTCAACATCCGCCAT
Protein-coding sequences here:
- a CDS encoding epoxide hydrolase family protein, whose amino-acid sequence is MTTFRIDIPQHDLDDLHERLARTRWTPQLPGDGWERGVPTDWLRDVAEYWRTGYDWREREARLNAFPQFVDEIDGLDLHYLHVRSPEPDALPLILAHGWPNSFVEFARTIPLLARTFHVVVPSVPGFGFSAAPRTTGFGIGSVAAMYAQLMERLGYDRYGTQGGDLGAYVAPELARQHPDRVVGVHIDGGFGFPTEDDVPGMTADERAEWDLMQQWMSGGVDHHALLRAAPQTFGHGWHDSPVALLAWHAHKFQEFSMSDRPLLDVIDRDAFLDNVSVYWFTKTAATSSWPMYEGLAQHDGSARFAWPRGQKAVPSGVYGGGSALMRRLAERDNTIVHWPEGNPGSHHFIAMEQPAGHVADIAAFFAKVRDSQRL
- a CDS encoding phosphatase PAP2 family protein yields the protein MRPYSPRPGGVVLGLLMFVAGALGTWASWRWFVDTAVGQRIDQVAFRGSGIGRSTLWSGAERVLDVVSVPFVVVVLGAVALIALMRQRWLLALQVIVLVGGANLTTQVLKHVVLDRPRVAGDTGPLGNSLPSGHTTVAASVAAALVLVVPRRARPAVAVLGAGYAAVTGISTMVGGWHRPSDVVAAITVVLAWAGLTTVLTAVSSPERMPSPPPGNTPTAVVTGLFAVVAGVTGVMAVSALQRTRDVLNTAGAVTERSDLATAYVGAALGVVAVTALAYAAILVAHQVASRPAQPARASSARSVSAGVS